A stretch of Aedes aegypti strain LVP_AGWG chromosome 2, AaegL5.0 Primary Assembly, whole genome shotgun sequence DNA encodes these proteins:
- the LOC5574891 gene encoding general odorant-binding protein 67, whose translation MMHIKPDQSGSLLVTKQSKPAPSSKMFKLGFLLILVSCLAISVQCVGFDPSCFQSSSSKKADDCCLLPKFYDSQMVSDCLTSISKSTNDVEKYQCLVECIAKKLNLLKGNTLDREATMQLYKAKIGSVPHFAPIMDNIFQQCYDGMAVYAAQDRSDPTKCSALPMMLLNCIQTRLFQNCPAKLWQGGPACQELKEKLLEGCPYAAIASF comes from the exons ATGATGCATATAAAACCAGATCAGTCTGGTTCATTACTAGTAACGAAACAGTCGAAGCCTGCTCCATCTTCCAAGATGTTCAAACTAGGTTTTCTCTTAATTTTAGTTTCATGCCTCGCA ATTTCAGTCCAATGCGTCGGATTTGATCCCTCCTGTTTCCAATCGAGCTCATCAAAAAAGGCCGACGATTGCTGTTTACTTCCGAAATTCTATGACAGCCAGATGGTTTCGGACTGCTTGACTTCTATAAGTAAATCCACAAACGACGTGGAAAAATACCAG TGCTTGGTAGAATGCATAGCAAAAAAGCTGAACTTGCTCAAAGGCAACACCCTGGATCGTGAGGCCACGATGCAATTGTACAAAGCCAAAATTGGATCAGTTCCTCATTTCGCACCGATTATGGACAACATTTTCCAACAGTGTTATGACGGAATGGCCGTCTACGCAGCTCAGGACCGATCAGACCCTACGAAATGTAGTGCCCTGCCAATGATGCTACTCAACTGTATCCAGACCAGGCTGTTCCAGAATTGTCCAGCAAAGTTGTGGCAAGGAGGTCCCGCGTGTCAAGAGCTTAAAGAAAAGTTATTAGAAGGGTGTCCGTATGCTGCTATTGCGtcgttttaa
- the LOC5574892 gene encoding general odorant-binding protein 67 — MLNPWLMVLSFAVGYVTTHNSTWDKSCFELKTSKRADDCCDIPGSFDEALLKRCYDEQKALKNEQEAIKCIAECVARELGAYKNHTLIRENSRLVFESTIGSDPNFRPVLGDVFEKCLNRITAIEAQETYKNATCHFAPAFMLDCVESGLFENCPVSIWNEGVGCDELKEKLEQGCPFFAISETL; from the exons ATGCTTAACCCGTGGCTAATGGTTCTATCATTTGCAGTAGGCTAT GTTACAACGCATAACTCTACATGGGACAAGTCTTGTTTTGAGCTGAAAACGAGCAAAAGAGCTGACGATTGCTGCGATATTCCCGGATCGTTCGACGAAGCGCTGCTAAAACGATGCTACGATGAACAGAAAGCCTTGAAGAATGAACAAGAAGCTATTAAG tgTATAGCGGAGTGTGTGGCTCGAGAACTGGGTGCCTACAAAAATCACACTTTGATTAGGGAAAATTCCCGGCTGGTGTTCGAGAGCACAATAGGAAGCGATCCCAACTTTAGACCTGTCCTAGGAGACGTCTTCGAAAAATGCTTAAATCGGATCACTGCAATCGAGGCACAGGAAACCTACAAAAATGCCACGTGCCACTTTGCGCCTGCTTTTATGCTAGACTGTGTGGAGTCGGGTCTGTTCGAG AACTGTCCTGTCAGTATATGGAACGAAGGAGTCGGTTGCGATGAACTTAAGGAAAAACTGGAACAAGGATGTCCGTTCTTCGCTATATCTGAAACTCTTTAA
- the LOC5574893 gene encoding general odorant-binding protein 67, giving the protein MFNLRLIVLSFMMGQLSCNDGPVDKSCFELRTTKRADDCCKIPDILVESDESMVRRCFAQQNKTLDEHETAKCAAECIARELGTFKNGALDKELAKKVLLGRLDKDKNFKPIVGGVLDKCLGRINAVIEKESKRNGTCNATANFLFDCAEQGLFENCPSSVWDSNDGCVELKNKLAQGCPYSAIAE; this is encoded by the exons ATGTTCAATTTGCGGTTGATTGTTTTATCATTCATGATGGGTCAG CTGTCATGCAACGATGGACCTGTGGACAAATCCTGTTTCGAGCTGAGGACTACCAAAAGAGCCGACGATTGCTGTAAAATTCCAGACATTCTGGTGGAATCTGACGAATCGATGGTGAGACGATGCTTTGCGCAGCAAAACAAGACCTTAGATGAGCACGAGACTGCCAAG tgCGCAGCGGAATGCATAGCTCGTGAACTTGGTACCTTCAAAAACGGAGCCCTGGACAAAGAACTCGCCAAAAAGGTACTTCTGGGCAGGCTTGATAAGgataaaaatttcaaacccATTGTTGGAGGCGTTCTGGATAAGTGCCTCGGTCGCATAAATGCAGTCATCGAAAAGGAATCAAAACGAAATGGAACGTGCAACGCCACTGCAAATTTCTTATTCGACTGTGCCGAACAGGGATTATTTGAG AATTGCCCTTCTTCCGTCTGGGATTCGAACGACGGATGTGTTGAGCTGAAAAACAAACTAGCCCAGGGTTGCCCATACAGTGCTATTGCCGAATAG